Proteins encoded within one genomic window of Methanosarcina barkeri str. Wiesmoor:
- the atwA gene encoding methyl coenzyme M reductase system, component A2: protein MPVFIEVKNLTVDFDGHKALKNVNLSINEGEIVGILGKSGSGKTILMHVLRGTESFENISGEVIYHLSRCSKCGYIERPSKTGQKCPVCGEVLEAFEADFVKLSLYAPIRKDITKRIAIMLQRTFALYGDERVLVNVINSLNEIGYSGQDSMRKAIELLEEVNLSHRMMHVARELSGGEKQRVVLARQLVRNPLLLLADEPTGTLDPMTAKLVHDAMIRAVKNYNMSMVLTSHWPEVIEQLANKAILLENGEVVKEGDPLEVSAVFMQSVSIVRQEKNVMVGEPIIRVRDLSKRYISVDRGVVRAVDGISFDVKEGEIFGLVGVSGAGKTTTSKILMGILPPTSGEVEVRVGDEWVDMTKLGVDNKGRATKYMGFLHQEYGLYTHSSVIDNLTESISLDLPFELGVRKAVITLKAAGFEENKAKAILPKMTDELSEGERHRIALAQVLIKEPRIVIMDEPTGTMDPITKVSVTNSILKAREEIGETFVVVSHDIDFVNEICDRVALMRNGKIVDLGEPNNILSQLTEDERAQAAEEI, encoded by the coding sequence ATGCCAGTATTTATTGAAGTCAAAAACTTAACCGTAGATTTCGACGGTCATAAGGCCCTGAAAAACGTAAACTTAAGTATCAATGAAGGGGAAATAGTTGGAATTCTGGGTAAAAGCGGGTCCGGAAAAACAATCCTGATGCATGTACTACGCGGCACAGAGTCTTTTGAGAACATTTCAGGTGAAGTAATTTATCATCTATCTCGCTGCTCGAAATGCGGATACATAGAGCGTCCCAGTAAAACAGGTCAGAAGTGTCCGGTCTGTGGAGAAGTACTGGAAGCTTTCGAAGCTGATTTTGTAAAACTTTCACTTTATGCTCCGATAAGGAAAGATATTACAAAGCGCATAGCTATCATGCTTCAGCGCACCTTTGCCCTTTACGGAGACGAAAGGGTTCTTGTAAACGTCATAAACTCCCTGAATGAAATCGGATATTCCGGACAAGACTCTATGAGAAAAGCAATCGAACTGCTGGAAGAAGTAAACCTAAGTCACCGCATGATGCATGTTGCAAGAGAGCTTTCAGGCGGAGAAAAACAGAGGGTTGTGCTTGCAAGGCAGCTTGTGAGAAACCCTTTGCTCCTGTTAGCTGACGAGCCCACAGGTACCCTTGATCCCATGACTGCAAAGCTGGTGCATGATGCTATGATAAGGGCAGTCAAGAATTATAATATGAGCATGGTCCTGACTTCGCACTGGCCTGAAGTTATTGAACAGCTGGCGAATAAAGCTATCCTGCTTGAAAACGGAGAGGTAGTCAAGGAAGGAGATCCACTAGAGGTTTCTGCGGTCTTTATGCAAAGTGTATCCATTGTGAGGCAGGAAAAGAACGTTATGGTCGGGGAACCTATTATCAGGGTAAGAGACCTCTCAAAACGTTATATTTCAGTCGATAGAGGTGTGGTCAGAGCTGTAGACGGTATCTCTTTTGATGTGAAAGAAGGAGAAATCTTCGGGCTGGTCGGAGTGAGCGGAGCGGGCAAGACTACAACCTCAAAAATTCTAATGGGAATATTACCGCCCACATCCGGAGAGGTTGAGGTTCGCGTGGGAGACGAATGGGTTGACATGACAAAGCTGGGAGTGGATAATAAAGGAAGAGCAACCAAATATATGGGGTTCCTGCACCAGGAGTACGGCCTTTACACTCATAGCTCAGTAATAGATAATCTTACCGAGTCTATTAGTCTTGATCTGCCTTTTGAACTCGGGGTCAGAAAAGCCGTAATTACTCTCAAAGCTGCAGGTTTTGAAGAAAATAAAGCAAAAGCTATTTTGCCCAAAATGACTGATGAGCTGAGTGAAGGAGAGCGGCACAGAATTGCACTTGCACAGGTTCTGATCAAAGAGCCGAGAATCGTCATTATGGACGAACCAACAGGGACTATGGACCCGATTACCAAGGTATCGGTGACGAATTCCATCCTGAAAGCTAGAGAAGAGATCGGAGAAACGTTTGTTGTAGTTTCTCACGATATCGACTTCGTAAACGAGATATGTGACCGTGTCGCACTTATGCGTAACGGGAAGATTGTAGACTTAGGTGAGCCAAATAATATACTCTCTCAACTCACCGAAGACGAAAGGGCCCAAGCTGCAGAAGAGATATAA
- a CDS encoding methanogenesis marker 3 protein: MPITSNEISVEVNGQQYTLPAGSTLGDALKVSRAPYIAGTAVGILKEVAEEKIEIVTEYAINTPRGEFRIEINNPESPSGKLWAEHFKEYEGKSIHWASPEALAFGPFEAEIKPSRETGSFEAFEVMFGAGGFDPHNTHLIFSLKRHTAEYGTPEDGVFAEVVTGRKILSRLSREDTILGIEPIIEWEQISEKNCTTDLSVPLEDGNSIFTYFEVELSRNAPKGAEHFYALTREGTLNVDVTTSSFISDDGLKGVTAPYENFEPRREGAISVRTVGYGLGRIYISREERPSSLVHSVVGQVTKGIELIKLAEEGQKLSVESLPPQIVLLGHSFEEAGLVLSSIGVELIKDGYTGEDAVIVSQDPPTTLEILGEAKVTAYAVPRDKLIEIELYPEKAPKSVDFFRHGLELKTKTVGKLPVYMIYDDTYLFKTEKEVVKYKEILPENTPTDKVLGGEIGITNQAAKRMGTIGVRLGDDELFGPTGERFSSTNIVGRIINPEKLLAVKEGDVIYVTEIVRK, encoded by the coding sequence GTGCCGATTACGAGTAATGAGATTAGCGTAGAGGTGAATGGGCAACAATACACCTTACCTGCAGGCTCTACCCTTGGAGATGCCCTTAAAGTTTCCAGAGCCCCTTATATAGCCGGTACAGCGGTCGGAATTCTGAAAGAGGTCGCTGAGGAAAAGATAGAAATAGTCACCGAATACGCTATCAATACTCCCAGAGGAGAATTCAGAATAGAAATAAACAATCCTGAATCGCCTTCAGGAAAATTATGGGCTGAGCATTTTAAAGAGTACGAAGGGAAATCTATCCACTGGGCAAGTCCTGAAGCTCTAGCTTTCGGGCCTTTTGAAGCCGAAATTAAACCTTCGCGTGAGACCGGGAGTTTTGAAGCGTTTGAGGTGATGTTTGGAGCAGGGGGTTTTGATCCCCATAACACACATCTTATTTTTTCGCTTAAAAGGCATACTGCGGAATATGGAACTCCTGAAGACGGAGTCTTTGCAGAAGTTGTGACCGGAAGGAAAATTTTGTCCAGGCTTTCCAGAGAAGATACAATTCTTGGTATTGAACCAATCATAGAATGGGAACAAATCTCAGAAAAGAACTGCACAACTGATCTTTCTGTTCCGCTTGAAGATGGGAACAGCATATTTACTTATTTTGAGGTTGAGCTTTCCAGAAATGCTCCAAAAGGGGCAGAACATTTCTATGCACTTACTCGTGAAGGAACTCTCAATGTAGATGTTACTACTAGCTCCTTTATCTCAGATGATGGCCTGAAGGGAGTAACTGCTCCTTACGAAAATTTCGAGCCAAGACGAGAAGGTGCAATTTCTGTCCGTACAGTCGGATATGGGTTGGGTAGAATATATATCTCAAGAGAGGAGCGTCCTTCAAGCCTTGTTCACTCGGTTGTAGGGCAGGTAACGAAAGGTATCGAGCTCATTAAACTTGCAGAAGAAGGACAGAAGCTTTCGGTTGAGAGTCTTCCTCCCCAGATAGTGCTTCTGGGACATAGCTTTGAGGAGGCCGGGCTTGTACTTTCTTCCATAGGGGTTGAACTGATAAAAGACGGATATACCGGAGAAGATGCCGTAATCGTCAGTCAGGACCCTCCAACAACCCTTGAGATCCTTGGAGAAGCAAAAGTGACTGCTTATGCAGTACCCAGAGATAAACTGATTGAGATTGAGCTTTACCCTGAAAAAGCCCCGAAATCTGTGGATTTCTTCCGCCATGGTCTTGAACTTAAAACAAAAACTGTTGGGAAATTGCCTGTTTATATGATATATGACGATACTTACCTTTTTAAGACAGAAAAGGAAGTTGTGAAGTATAAGGAAATCCTTCCAGAAAATACCCCCACGGACAAAGTACTCGGAGGGGAAATAGGAATCACAAACCAGGCTGCAAAGAGGATGGGAACTATAGGAGTAAGACTTGGAGACGACGAACTTTTCGGCCCCACTGGAGAACGATTTTCCTCAACTAATATTGTCGGCAGGATAATAAATCCTGAAAAGCTCCTTGCTGTCAAAGAAGGAGATGTGATATACGTAACTGAAATTGTACGCAAGTAA
- a CDS encoding methanogenesis marker 6 protein, which yields MTETKKEEVTKYIVISSDKVLPSDAAMKIYESEFPVTVKETCFGLIVSGAKDDVQTLVEQIRQLDKNHIFVKDRGFPPGDERRCRASRGGGPRPGFHFLREEVEMLPSIGAALDELEAKECVTEKCKKKCRLKTSDLEKVIEEELAR from the coding sequence ATGACGGAAACGAAAAAAGAAGAGGTTACAAAGTACATTGTAATCAGTTCGGACAAAGTGCTGCCTTCAGATGCAGCTATGAAGATCTATGAGTCAGAGTTTCCAGTTACGGTAAAGGAGACATGTTTTGGACTTATCGTATCAGGAGCCAAAGATGATGTCCAGACCCTGGTTGAACAAATCCGGCAACTGGATAAAAATCATATTTTCGTAAAGGATAGGGGATTTCCCCCAGGAGATGAGAGGCGCTGCCGCGCAAGCAGGGGAGGTGGCCCACGACCAGGTTTCCATTTCTTGAGGGAAGAAGTGGAAATGCTTCCTTCCATAGGGGCTGCACTTGACGAACTGGAAGCAAAGGAATGTGTAACAGAAAAATGCAAAAAGAAATGCAGGCTTAAAACTTCGGACCTGGAAAAAGTTATTGAAGAGGAGCTTGCGAGGTGA
- a CDS encoding methanogenesis marker 5 protein, with amino-acid sequence MSFLAKVFIYPINSLILADLVERFGHKPLTMMSQIREKVTSLSLDSPPLNITPEDPKLGLKYAAIEVPAGVRGRMSLIGPLIEQTEAAIIVENPPTDFGCVGCNRTNELTKYLVRSKGVPILEVKYPESDDEARDFVNKIVTFLESLPNEKSEDDKSKSEKQSEKEGKK; translated from the coding sequence GTGAGTTTTTTGGCAAAGGTTTTCATTTATCCTATAAATAGTCTTATTTTAGCTGATCTGGTTGAACGTTTCGGGCACAAACCCCTTACTATGATGAGTCAGATCCGAGAAAAAGTTACAAGCCTCAGCCTTGACTCTCCTCCTCTAAATATTACTCCTGAAGACCCTAAATTGGGTCTTAAGTATGCTGCAATTGAAGTGCCGGCTGGAGTTAGGGGAAGAATGTCGTTGATAGGCCCTCTTATAGAACAGACAGAAGCTGCAATTATAGTTGAAAACCCACCTACGGACTTTGGTTGCGTGGGTTGTAACCGTACAAATGAGCTGACGAAGTATCTGGTCCGCTCAAAAGGTGTCCCCATACTCGAAGTGAAGTACCCTGAATCCGACGACGAAGCCCGTGATTTTGTAAACAAAATCGTGACATTTCTGGAGTCATTGCCTAATGAGAAGTCTGAAGATGATAAGTCAAAAAGTGAAAAACAATCAGAAAAGGAGGGCAAAAAATGA
- a CDS encoding methanogenesis marker 15 protein — protein sequence MSDEESGLVKIALVSCGSEYAGVQPEFEEAAAKVNAKFIYPEIDVSSVDTIGREFGLEVASGDLRLMMARAKAVVEGITNADGVFITTCFRCAEGAIVRNEVRRYIHEHSNIPVISYSFTESTSAGTLLTRLEALTTIVRRRHLLTREVQTGLTAGIDSGSTTTKAVIMRDNKIIGMGWVPTTKVLESAEEAYSIALKEAGVSREEIQALGTTGYGRFLIGTHFKAQLIQEEITVNSKGAVYLADKQKGNATVIDIGGMDNKAISVQDGIPGMFTMGGICAGASGRFFEMISKRLGVDITELGALAVKGMHEHVSMNSYCIVFGTQSLVNSLARGATPEDVAAAACYSVVEQIYEQQLQEVDVKEPLILVGGSSLIAGVPKALGELLKIDVLVPENSHLIGAVGAALLASGFVEE from the coding sequence ATGAGTGATGAAGAGTCGGGACTTGTTAAGATTGCACTGGTATCCTGTGGCTCTGAGTATGCTGGAGTTCAGCCTGAGTTTGAAGAAGCAGCAGCTAAAGTGAATGCAAAATTTATTTATCCTGAAATTGATGTTTCATCTGTAGATACTATAGGCAGAGAGTTCGGGCTTGAGGTTGCGAGTGGAGACCTGAGGCTTATGATGGCTCGGGCAAAAGCTGTTGTTGAAGGTATAACCAATGCGGACGGAGTTTTCATTACTACCTGTTTCCGCTGTGCCGAAGGAGCTATTGTACGAAATGAGGTCAGAAGATATATCCATGAACATTCCAATATTCCGGTAATCAGCTATTCTTTTACCGAAAGCACCAGTGCGGGTACGCTTCTTACTCGTCTGGAAGCTCTTACTACAATTGTCAGACGCAGGCACCTTCTTACAAGGGAAGTTCAGACAGGGCTGACCGCGGGAATAGATTCAGGGTCAACAACAACAAAAGCCGTGATAATGAGGGACAACAAAATAATAGGCATGGGCTGGGTGCCCACAACAAAAGTCCTTGAAAGTGCTGAAGAAGCTTACTCTATTGCCCTGAAAGAGGCTGGTGTTTCCAGGGAAGAAATTCAGGCTCTGGGTACGACCGGATATGGGCGATTTCTTATAGGTACTCATTTTAAAGCTCAACTTATTCAGGAAGAAATTACTGTTAACTCAAAAGGAGCCGTCTACCTTGCTGATAAGCAGAAAGGCAATGCAACAGTTATTGATATAGGCGGTATGGACAACAAGGCAATCTCGGTTCAGGACGGAATTCCCGGAATGTTTACAATGGGTGGGATTTGCGCAGGTGCTTCCGGACGTTTCTTTGAGATGATCTCAAAGCGGCTTGGTGTAGATATCACTGAACTGGGAGCTCTGGCAGTTAAAGGGATGCATGAACATGTATCTATGAACAGCTACTGCATAGTTTTCGGAACTCAATCCCTTGTAAATTCCCTTGCAAGAGGAGCCACTCCTGAGGATGTGGCTGCTGCAGCCTGCTATAGTGTGGTAGAACAGATCTATGAGCAGCAGTTACAGGAAGTAGATGTTAAAGAGCCACTTATTCTTGTGGGTGGATCTTCCCTAATTGCAGGAGTACCAAAAGCCCTCGGAGAACTTCTAAAGATCGATGTCCTTGTGCCTGAGAACTCACACCTTATAGGAGCAGTAGGAGCAGCTTTGCTTGCCTCGGGCTTTGTGGAGGAGTGA
- a CDS encoding methanogenesis marker 17 protein gives MDPLEVFDVESAIAPEQEFYRKIIEDNLSSLKLVPAIGRIKVVLRPEDSLFQMAILLRDVGTRVTTTDIADMEVKPIASQIIISIKKEQYIPELLGKLWERYGKANISQPDRWTVTISTDNPRAEAAFLKDMMVADPRHRLHENLVDFAIRVTPEGFRVRYHLYKGNQFIFVASEEALKHEWIEEAGAMLEELTKGGKK, from the coding sequence ATGGATCCACTTGAAGTTTTTGATGTCGAGTCCGCAATTGCTCCGGAGCAGGAATTTTATAGAAAGATTATCGAGGACAATCTTTCAAGTCTCAAGCTTGTCCCGGCTATAGGGAGAATAAAGGTAGTGTTGAGACCTGAAGATTCCCTTTTTCAGATGGCAATTCTCCTGAGGGATGTGGGCACCAGAGTTACAACAACTGATATTGCTGACATGGAAGTAAAACCGATTGCCAGTCAGATAATAATTTCAATCAAAAAAGAGCAGTATATTCCAGAATTACTGGGAAAACTCTGGGAACGCTATGGAAAAGCAAATATCAGCCAGCCTGACCGCTGGACTGTGACCATAAGTACGGATAATCCAAGGGCAGAAGCGGCTTTTCTTAAAGATATGATGGTTGCAGATCCAAGGCACAGGCTTCACGAAAATCTTGTTGATTTTGCAATTCGTGTTACTCCAGAGGGTTTCAGGGTTCGGTATCATTTGTATAAAGGTAACCAGTTTATTTTCGTGGCGTCTGAGGAAGCACTAAAACATGAGTGGATCGAAGAAGCAGGAGCGATGCTCGAAGAACTGACGAAAGGAGGGAAAAAGTAA
- a CDS encoding methanogenesis marker 7 protein translates to MAVLRPYLYTGGVHKHGLLIELLEDLGGYIIQKVVTGTEVNLIMLIPEKDIPIVKKQSDELLGMMVEAPLTGVEIAVVSPTLASHHLPHSACDIAEYLRHPGANTNMIGLARGMGRRVSLSMDYERRLINEHDIAVFTFGSFSDCIINKKPKLFEGIEIPIVVTGGPDLKTEEVPGADLYVGDIGRTSHRLRKAEEISALDKLNEGVGKIADNIRKQQAKDPLAVLPARVMKEIENQVPEIRTVLSPAPLTLQLNGLRVKLPYDEFHEKIEKLEFDEGVTLSELANISKSKMKNYILIKIKSKSDVGFAI, encoded by the coding sequence ATGGCTGTACTCCGACCCTATCTTTATACCGGTGGTGTCCACAAGCATGGACTTTTAATTGAGCTGCTGGAGGACCTTGGAGGTTACATAATCCAGAAAGTAGTTACGGGGACTGAAGTCAATCTTATTATGCTTATTCCGGAAAAAGATATTCCAATAGTGAAAAAGCAATCTGACGAACTACTTGGAATGATGGTAGAAGCTCCCCTGACTGGAGTTGAGATTGCAGTTGTTTCGCCAACTCTTGCTTCTCACCACCTTCCGCATTCAGCCTGTGACATAGCAGAGTATCTCCGTCATCCTGGGGCCAATACAAACATGATAGGACTTGCAAGAGGAATGGGGCGACGTGTATCCCTGTCCATGGATTACGAAAGGAGACTTATCAACGAACACGATATTGCAGTTTTCACATTTGGGTCTTTCAGTGACTGCATAATAAACAAAAAGCCAAAGCTTTTTGAAGGCATAGAAATTCCTATTGTGGTTACAGGCGGGCCTGACCTTAAGACCGAGGAAGTTCCCGGAGCAGACCTTTACGTTGGGGATATTGGGAGGACTTCTCACAGGTTGAGAAAAGCCGAGGAAATTAGCGCCCTTGATAAACTCAATGAAGGAGTTGGAAAGATTGCTGATAATATTCGTAAACAGCAGGCAAAAGATCCTCTCGCAGTGCTTCCTGCCAGAGTTATGAAAGAGATTGAAAACCAGGTCCCGGAAATCCGAACTGTACTTTCGCCTGCTCCACTTACCCTCCAGCTTAATGGGCTCAGAGTCAAGTTGCCTTATGATGAATTCCACGAAAAAATTGAAAAACTGGAATTTGATGAAGGGGTTACTCTTTCCGAACTTGCAAATATTTCAAAATCAAAAATGAAAAATTATATATTGATAAAAATCAAATCTAAGTCTGACGTTGGTTTTGCAATTTGA
- a CDS encoding carboxymuconolactone decarboxylase family protein → MELEDIVEILKKDPEKAVPELLEDVRNQYGEVPYIMNFMKDLPEIFIPKTLYENSIMRGFKNLDPETVELIAIGVASALRCEHCLKMHIRVAKRKGVSKEKIFYAIMIGASLSNAAVLAESTRALTSEFPDEGNEEEYCCDSNCEICNISKATFK, encoded by the coding sequence ATGGAACTTGAGGATATTGTGGAAATTTTGAAAAAGGACCCTGAGAAAGCTGTTCCTGAACTCCTTGAAGATGTCCGGAATCAGTATGGTGAAGTCCCGTATATAATGAACTTCATGAAAGATCTCCCGGAGATTTTCATCCCAAAAACGCTTTACGAGAACTCTATAATGAGGGGATTCAAGAACCTCGACCCAGAGACAGTTGAACTTATCGCGATAGGTGTAGCTTCTGCCCTTCGCTGCGAGCATTGCCTAAAAATGCATATTAGAGTCGCAAAACGGAAAGGGGTTAGCAAAGAAAAAATATTTTATGCAATTATGATAGGAGCATCTCTCTCCAATGCCGCAGTACTCGCTGAAAGCACAAGAGCACTTACATCCGAATTTCCGGATGAAGGAAATGAAGAAGAATACTGCTGTGACTCGAACTGTGAGATATGCAATATCTCCAAAGCCACTTTTAAGTAA
- a CDS encoding matrixin family metalloprotease, translating into MVLILPTVSAVSEANPEKILDYPWDHSPITVYIDDSNVPEHYSPSYYAQIEKAMEYWEEGGNGNLEFTPVFKLVDSKEADIRIKWVENLENVEGAPQGVAGYASPRVSDGRFVRVDIVLEVGNYQGRAWYQYGDATMLSIAKHEFGHALGLGHSSNRKDIMYPEYEQREDINPLLLSKYGPILQMAALAALVVLLSLGVSWLRSRKKRKKLENKYFK; encoded by the coding sequence ATGGTACTTATTTTACCCACTGTCTCAGCTGTATCTGAAGCGAATCCGGAAAAAATTCTGGATTATCCATGGGACCACTCCCCTATTACTGTATATATTGATGACAGCAATGTTCCCGAACACTACAGCCCGAGCTATTACGCGCAAATAGAAAAGGCTATGGAATACTGGGAGGAGGGAGGAAACGGAAACCTTGAGTTTACTCCTGTTTTCAAACTTGTGGATTCTAAAGAAGCTGATATCAGGATAAAATGGGTCGAGAATCTGGAGAACGTTGAAGGTGCTCCTCAGGGCGTTGCTGGCTATGCAAGCCCTAGAGTATCTGATGGTCGATTTGTAAGGGTCGACATAGTGCTTGAGGTAGGAAATTATCAAGGAAGAGCCTGGTACCAGTATGGGGATGCAACAATGCTTTCTATTGCAAAGCATGAATTCGGACATGCACTGGGCCTGGGGCATAGTAGCAACAGAAAAGATATCATGTATCCTGAGTACGAGCAAAGAGAAGATATAAACCCCCTCCTCCTGAGCAAGTACGGGCCTATACTGCAGATGGCAGCTCTTGCGGCTCTTGTAGTTCTCCTGTCCCTCGGGGTAAGCTGGCTGCGCAGCAGGAAAAAAAGGAAAAAACTTGAGAATAAATATTTTAAGTAA
- a CDS encoding PGF-pre-PGF domain-containing protein has translation MKKSFLSMVLLVILFLQVALAIIPSIGVVSAAGNVTSSDNVTINDFTCNITHGTVPFESRLNGNVTGQVARWKWEFYNPQIDHWSYSAGNGNLVTTSHEFGRVGAYGVFNVTLIVVGSNGSDSLKKIDYVVGNKNTTGLPTANFSASSTSGYAPLNVTFTDNSKNATTALWYFGLTNTSKEKNPTYTFTSPGTYRVVLEVSNGRGWDATAQEITVQGQQKVLPEAGFDADTFNGLDVQFADTSQNANGWNWDFGDGTNSTEQNPTHIYSQAGNYTVNLIVNNENGTSLANKTINVEDVSSSSDGSNSEDSSSSRDSVGTATIISSSDSSSGSRSSGSRSSGSRSSGSRSSGSRSSGGTGGSPEPQSNVATKELSQTSITYGNSVNFNFPQNATPVTNISFDSKKTVGKTTAIVEMLINQSTLVSEPPSDEVYKFVNIWVGNSGFATPDNIENAIVYFKVEKSWLQDKNIDKSSVNFNKYNDSKWNPLQTTLAGEDNEYLYFITETPGLSSPFAITGKTASNATLNETKSETQSGSNSSLENNASNATNVKQTQSPNTSENEGKKSPGFESVFGIVSLLAVFLYKRK, from the coding sequence ATGAAAAAATCTTTTTTATCTATGGTTTTATTAGTTATACTATTCTTGCAAGTAGCCTTAGCTATTATACCATCAATTGGAGTGGTTTCAGCTGCAGGCAATGTCACATCTTCAGATAATGTCACAATTAATGACTTTACTTGTAATATTACTCATGGGACTGTTCCTTTTGAGTCCAGGCTAAATGGTAACGTTACCGGTCAAGTTGCCAGATGGAAATGGGAATTTTATAATCCTCAAATTGACCACTGGTCTTACAGCGCTGGAAACGGAAACCTGGTAACTACTTCTCATGAATTTGGGAGAGTTGGTGCTTATGGAGTCTTCAATGTTACTTTAATTGTAGTTGGGTCTAATGGAAGTGATTCACTTAAAAAGATAGATTATGTGGTAGGAAATAAAAACACTACAGGTCTGCCAACTGCTAATTTCTCTGCATCTTCTACTTCTGGATATGCACCATTGAATGTAACATTTACTGACAACAGTAAAAATGCAACTACAGCTTTATGGTATTTTGGACTGACAAATACTTCAAAAGAAAAGAACCCAACATATACTTTCACTTCTCCCGGGACTTATAGAGTTGTTTTAGAAGTGAGCAATGGAAGAGGGTGGGATGCGACAGCTCAAGAAATAACTGTTCAGGGACAACAAAAAGTTCTTCCTGAAGCAGGCTTTGATGCCGATACATTCAATGGTCTCGATGTGCAGTTTGCAGACACCTCACAAAATGCAAATGGATGGAACTGGGATTTTGGAGACGGAACTAATTCAACCGAGCAGAATCCGACACACATATATTCGCAAGCAGGAAACTATACTGTCAATCTAATAGTAAACAATGAAAACGGAACAAGCCTAGCAAACAAGACAATAAATGTGGAAGACGTGAGCAGCTCAAGTGATGGAAGCAATAGTGAGGACAGCAGCAGCAGTAGAGATAGCGTAGGAACTGCAACTATAATAAGTAGTAGTGATAGTAGCAGTGGTAGTAGGAGCAGTGGTAGTAGGAGCAGTGGTAGTAGGAGCAGTGGTAGTAGGAGCAGTGGTAGTAGGAGCAGTGGGGGCACCGGGGGTTCGCCTGAACCTCAAAGCAATGTAGCAACTAAAGAACTTTCACAGACATCTATTACATATGGAAACTCTGTAAATTTCAATTTCCCACAAAATGCCACTCCTGTCACTAATATAAGTTTTGATTCAAAAAAGACTGTTGGCAAAACTACAGCTATAGTTGAGATGCTAATAAATCAGTCCACTCTGGTTTCAGAACCACCTTCTGATGAAGTATATAAATTCGTAAACATCTGGGTAGGAAACAGTGGATTTGCAACTCCCGATAATATTGAAAATGCAATAGTATATTTCAAGGTTGAAAAATCCTGGTTACAAGATAAAAATATAGACAAGTCTTCCGTTAACTTCAATAAGTACAATGATTCAAAATGGAATCCTTTACAAACTACTCTTGCAGGAGAAGATAATGAGTACCTGTATTTCATAACTGAAACCCCAGGATTATCGTCTCCTTTTGCAATAACTGGCAAGACAGCATCAAACGCAACTCTGAACGAAACAAAATCTGAAACTCAATCTGGATCTAATAGTAGTCTTGAAAACAATGCAAGTAATGCAACAAATGTTAAACAGACACAAAGTCCAAATACTTCTGAAAATGAAGGCAAAAAATCTCCAGGTTTTGAATCAGTTTTTGGGATCGTTAGTTTGCTTGCTGTATTTTTGTATAAAAGAAAGTAA
- a CDS encoding transposase — MELHRTLSSSAETEYRKASCKLRKLMNGILYVVMTGCTWKNVPRRYGSKSTVHRFHLYCLNMVSIRRFSMNF, encoded by the coding sequence ATGGAACTCCATAGAACCTTATCTTCCTCCGCAGAAACCGAATATAGAAAGGCCTCGTGCAAATTGAGGAAGTTAATGAACGGTATTTTATACGTTGTTATGACCGGTTGTACGTGGAAAAACGTTCCCAGAAGATATGGATCTAAGTCAACAGTTCATAGATTTCATCTATACTGTTTGAACATGGTATCTATCAGAAGATTTTCAATGAACTTTTAA
- a CDS encoding NUDIX domain-containing protein codes for MNLEKPYIVSVYAVLRNEKGEFLLLRRSENSHSNPGKWDLPGGKLGNGELLKDAVVREVWEETGISITPGEIAGYATFELPDKKVIVIIYDGGYVIADVKLSYEHVEHAWSSLENILEMDALPDHFKEFFKRFAAENKEPPEMSI; via the coding sequence ATGAATCTGGAGAAACCTTACATCGTTTCTGTTTATGCCGTTCTACGGAACGAGAAAGGCGAATTCCTGCTTCTCAGGCGATCGGAAAATTCTCACAGCAATCCGGGAAAATGGGATTTGCCGGGTGGAAAGCTGGGCAATGGAGAACTTCTTAAAGATGCAGTTGTTCGGGAGGTCTGGGAGGAAACCGGGATTTCAATTACTCCCGGAGAGATTGCAGGATATGCTACCTTTGAGCTTCCAGACAAAAAGGTAATTGTCATAATATATGATGGAGGATATGTCATTGCTGATGTAAAGTTGAGCTATGAACATGTGGAACATGCATGGAGCTCTCTTGAGAATATTCTGGAAATGGATGCTCTTCCGGATCACTTCAAGGAATTCTTCAAAAGATTCGCTGCAGAAAATAAGGAACCCCCAGAGATGTCTATTTAA